From one Melioribacteraceae bacterium genomic stretch:
- the clpB gene encoding ATP-dependent chaperone ClpB, which yields MSFNFNKFTVKAQETVQNAVEIAQNYNNQVVEPEHILAAMLQDSDNVAVSLLQKAGANLNQLKIKVTGIIENFPEVTGAGVGNQQLSQNTARLFDNAAKEAKNLKDEYISSEHILLALSEEKGKAGSLLNDNGINKNVLLNALKDIRGNQRVTSQNPEDTYQSLKKYGRDLNELARSGKLDPVIGRDEEIRRVLQVLSRRTKNNPVLIGEPGVGKTAIAEGLSHRIISGDVPESLKTKTIVALDMGALVAGTQFRGQFEERVKAVVKEVQDSNGEIILFIDELHLLVGAGKTEGAMDAANILKPALARGELHTIGATTLKEYKKYIEKDAALERRFQPVMVEEPNEDDAISILRGLKERYEVHHGVRITDGAIVAAVQLSNRYITDRFLPDKAIDLIDESASKLRIEIDSMPEELDVIERKIRQLEVEKEALKRENDNESKSRLDEIKKELSNLEEERNSLKSHWQLERDKIQSIRKMKSDIENTKLEAERYEREGNLAKVAELRYGVINDLQKKLDHETLALAEFQKDKKMLKEEVEAEDIAEVVAKWTGIPVSRMLESERSKLLRMEDELHKRVIGQEAAVEAVSNAIRRSRAGMQDANRPIGSFIFIGTTGVGKTELARALADFLFNDEQAMVRIDMSEYMEKFSVSRLIGAPPGYVGYEEGGQLTEAVRRKPYSVLLLDEIEKAHPEVFNVLLQLLDEGRLTDNQGRTVDFKNTIIIMTSNIGSHLIQEKVINVNEENIDYVMGDLKSQLSELLRNTIRPEFLNRIDEIVLFKPLLKSELKKIIDIQLTRVAKMLVDKNITMEVKEEVKEFIINLGYDVTYGARPLKRTIQKYITNPLATELLMNNFISGDTIVMSYDGSGRILFSKK from the coding sequence ATGTCATTCAACTTTAACAAGTTTACGGTAAAGGCACAGGAAACGGTACAAAACGCGGTTGAGATTGCGCAAAATTATAATAATCAAGTCGTTGAACCAGAACATATTTTGGCCGCGATGTTGCAGGACAGTGACAATGTTGCAGTTTCACTTTTGCAGAAAGCGGGTGCAAACTTAAACCAACTTAAGATAAAAGTAACCGGAATAATTGAAAACTTCCCCGAAGTAACAGGTGCGGGAGTCGGTAACCAACAGCTTTCTCAAAATACTGCGCGACTTTTTGATAACGCAGCAAAGGAAGCAAAAAATCTAAAAGATGAATACATATCATCGGAACATATTTTACTCGCGTTATCTGAAGAAAAAGGAAAAGCCGGCTCACTTCTTAACGATAACGGAATAAACAAAAATGTTTTACTCAATGCATTAAAAGATATAAGAGGTAATCAAAGAGTAACATCTCAGAATCCCGAGGATACTTATCAATCATTAAAAAAATACGGACGTGATTTAAACGAACTTGCACGAAGCGGAAAACTTGATCCCGTAATCGGAAGAGATGAAGAAATACGAAGAGTGCTTCAAGTTTTATCACGTAGAACGAAGAACAATCCAGTATTAATCGGTGAACCCGGTGTCGGTAAAACCGCAATTGCCGAAGGACTTTCACATAGAATTATTTCCGGTGACGTACCCGAATCACTTAAAACAAAAACAATCGTTGCTCTTGATATGGGAGCACTTGTCGCGGGGACTCAGTTCCGCGGACAGTTTGAAGAACGTGTAAAAGCTGTTGTTAAAGAAGTTCAGGATTCAAACGGTGAAATAATATTATTTATAGATGAACTACATTTGTTAGTCGGTGCGGGTAAGACAGAAGGTGCGATGGATGCGGCAAATATTTTAAAACCTGCGCTTGCAAGAGGTGAACTTCATACAATCGGAGCAACTACTTTAAAAGAATATAAAAAGTATATAGAAAAAGACGCTGCGCTTGAAAGAAGATTTCAACCGGTTATGGTTGAAGAACCTAACGAAGATGATGCAATTTCAATTTTGCGTGGATTGAAAGAACGTTACGAAGTTCATCATGGTGTACGTATTACCGACGGTGCAATAGTTGCAGCCGTTCAACTTTCAAATAGATATATAACCGATCGGTTTCTTCCGGATAAAGCAATCGATTTGATTGACGAATCGGCTTCTAAACTGAGAATCGAAATCGATTCAATGCCGGAAGAGCTTGATGTGATAGAAAGAAAAATCCGTCAACTTGAAGTTGAAAAAGAAGCTTTGAAAAGAGAAAACGACAACGAATCAAAATCCAGACTTGACGAAATCAAAAAAGAGTTAAGTAATCTAGAAGAAGAAAGAAACAGCTTAAAAAGTCATTGGCAATTAGAGCGGGATAAAATTCAATCAATAAGAAAAATGAAAAGTGATATTGAAAACACGAAACTCGAAGCCGAACGATACGAACGCGAAGGAAATCTAGCCAAAGTTGCCGAGCTTCGTTATGGAGTTATAAATGATTTACAAAAGAAACTCGATCATGAAACACTAGCGCTTGCGGAATTTCAAAAAGATAAAAAAATGTTGAAAGAAGAAGTTGAAGCTGAGGATATAGCCGAAGTTGTAGCAAAGTGGACTGGCATTCCGGTAAGCAGAATGTTGGAAAGCGAACGAAGCAAATTATTAAGAATGGAAGATGAATTACACAAAAGAGTAATCGGGCAGGAAGCCGCTGTTGAAGCTGTATCGAATGCAATAAGAAGATCACGTGCGGGAATGCAGGATGCAAATCGCCCGATCGGGTCATTCATTTTTATAGGAACAACCGGCGTTGGTAAAACCGAACTTGCAAGAGCACTGGCTGATTTTTTATTTAACGATGAACAAGCGATGGTTAGAATTGATATGTCCGAGTATATGGAAAAGTTTTCTGTCTCAAGATTAATCGGCGCGCCTCCGGGATATGTCGGTTACGAAGAGGGGGGACAATTAACCGAAGCGGTAAGAAGAAAACCATACTCGGTTTTACTTCTTGATGAAATTGAAAAAGCTCATCCCGAAGTTTTTAATGTTCTTCTTCAATTACTCGACGAAGGAAGATTAACCGATAACCAAGGAAGAACAGTTGATTTTAAGAATACAATAATCATAATGACATCAAACATCGGTTCGCATCTCATTCAAGAAAAAGTAATTAATGTTAATGAAGAGAATATTGATTACGTAATGGGTGATCTTAAATCACAGCTAAGTGAATTACTAAGAAATACTATTCGTCCCGAGTTCTTAAATAGAATTGATGAAATTGTTCTGTTCAAACCATTATTGAAATCGGAGTTGAAAAAAATCATAGATATTCAGCTGACACGTGTTGCTAAAATGTTAGTCGATAAAAACATTACAATGGAAGTAAAAGAAGAAGTGAAAGAGTTTATAATCAATCTTGGTTATGATGTAACTTATGGAGCTCGTCCGTTGAAACGAACCATACAAAAGTATATCACAAATCCTCTTGCTACCGAATTATTGATGAATAATTTTATTTCTGGTGATACAATTGTAATGAGTTACGACGGAAGCGGAAGAATATTGTTTAGCAAAAAATGA
- a CDS encoding M20/M25/M40 family metallo-hydrolase, with protein sequence MQRLVLVIVLFTISLSLFGQSKEDGLNSITEEIVKAQLDFLASDWMEGRETGTRGSYLAADYLVSMFKIYGLQPAGDTETIMPSRREMMAGANPKENQTYYQNFSLLEYDSGEDQQLAIIINEKEGKRKINFNYKTDFDVRTSTVGIEIESPVVFVGYGYKNDEHGYNDFKGIDIKNKIILRLAGYPGHNDSTSEGYKKFKPKGRWGEWQIARNKNTHAAEAGAIAVLEVNMNKDDAISWADNFPFRYDNEYYEGTERISSGIRKRMTIPGDSISSSLTTVTISPRLANEIIKESKIDFNTFESTVAKSLKPDSKKLNSTSIYLKTSVNSNIVKARNVLGMIEGENPNEVVVIGAHYDHVGTNMGYIWNGSDDNASGTVGMLTLAKAFAESGIKPKRTIIFAGWTGEEKGLLGSKYFVDNFTEDKKLVLNLNYDMISRDDDDDSLGVKIRMTYTEIDTTAPFKLLTEKINEELDLGFDIRFNGSKQPRGGSDHSSFSSKDIPIFYVMAGFPPEYHRPGDHSNLANIEKMTKIIKLGYNIIWEFAHSNEPIKP encoded by the coding sequence ATGCAACGCCTCGTACTTGTCATTGTCTTATTTACAATCTCATTGTCGTTGTTCGGACAATCCAAAGAAGACGGATTAAATTCTATCACTGAAGAAATAGTTAAAGCGCAATTGGATTTTCTTGCCAGCGATTGGATGGAAGGAAGAGAAACCGGAACACGCGGAAGTTATTTAGCTGCGGATTATTTAGTAAGCATGTTCAAAATTTATGGTTTGCAGCCCGCAGGTGATACTGAAACTATTATGCCTAGTAGAAGAGAAATGATGGCGGGAGCTAATCCAAAAGAAAATCAAACTTACTATCAAAATTTTAGTCTGCTTGAATATGATTCGGGTGAAGATCAGCAGCTCGCCATTATTATTAATGAAAAAGAAGGAAAGCGAAAAATAAATTTTAATTACAAAACTGATTTTGATGTTCGAACCTCTACTGTTGGTATTGAAATCGAATCGCCGGTTGTGTTTGTCGGCTATGGTTATAAAAACGACGAACATGGTTATAATGATTTTAAAGGTATTGATATAAAGAATAAAATTATTCTACGATTAGCAGGTTATCCCGGACATAATGACTCAACTTCCGAGGGATATAAAAAATTCAAACCAAAGGGCAGATGGGGAGAATGGCAAATTGCACGCAATAAAAATACTCACGCCGCCGAAGCTGGAGCAATTGCCGTGCTTGAAGTCAACATGAATAAAGACGATGCAATTTCTTGGGCAGATAATTTTCCTTTTAGATATGATAACGAATACTATGAAGGAACAGAAAGAATTTCATCCGGTATTCGAAAACGAATGACTATTCCCGGTGATTCAATTTCATCTTCATTAACAACTGTTACAATATCACCTCGTTTAGCAAATGAAATAATCAAAGAAAGTAAGATTGATTTTAATACTTTCGAAAGTACTGTTGCCAAATCATTAAAACCGGATTCAAAAAAATTAAATTCAACATCGATTTATCTTAAGACTTCGGTCAATTCAAACATAGTAAAAGCGAGAAACGTTCTAGGTATGATTGAAGGTGAAAATCCGAATGAAGTTGTTGTAATCGGGGCACACTATGATCATGTCGGAACAAATATGGGATATATTTGGAATGGCTCAGACGATAACGCTTCGGGAACTGTTGGTATGTTGACCCTTGCAAAAGCATTTGCAGAATCGGGAATTAAACCAAAACGTACAATAATTTTTGCCGGATGGACGGGAGAAGAAAAAGGTTTACTCGGATCAAAATATTTTGTCGATAATTTTACCGAAGATAAAAAACTTGTATTGAACTTAAATTACGATATGATCTCAAGAGATGATGACGATGATTCACTCGGAGTGAAAATTAGAATGACTTACACCGAAATAGACACCACCGCTCCTTTCAAATTATTGACAGAGAAAATAAACGAAGAGTTGGACCTTGGATTTGATATTCGATTCAATGGCTCTAAACAACCACGAGGCGGATCTGATCATTCATCGTTTTCGTCAAAAGACATTCCAATTTTTTATGTGATGGCGGGCTTTCCTCCTGAGTATCACAGACCGGGAGATCATTCTAACTTAGCTAACATTGAAAAGATGACAAAGATCATTAAACTCGGCTATAATATTATTTGGGAATTTGCTCATTCGAATGAGCCGATAAAACCTTGA
- the kynU gene encoding kynureninase, translated as MKFDSTDLSIAKQYDEQDSLKVFRNKFISNKNEIYLNGNSLGLLPFSSKEKLNEVINLEWGDRAVRSWGERWMNLPFLIGNKIASIIGANENEVLVADSTSINLYKLAYATLKLQNNRMKIVSDEFNFPSDLYVLQSVIKQFDGSHSLHLVKSNDQVTIDLEEIKKAIDENTALVTLSHVCFRTSYLYDMKEITRYAHQKGALVLWDLSHSAGVVDVNLSDTEVDLAIGCTYKYINGGPGSPAYLFIKRELQEKLESPIWGWLGDKNPFEFSLNFRPAEGIRKFQIGTPPILSLSAIEPGLDLIIDAGIENIREKSVLQTDYMIYLIEEKLVPLGFELLTVKDSAKRGSHIAISHKDAYSISLALRNNKSGKSIILDYRPGILRLSVNPLYNTFEEIWEAIDIITTIVKNEGYELQSSINEVT; from the coding sequence ATGAAATTTGATTCAACCGATTTATCAATCGCCAAGCAATATGACGAACAAGATTCGTTAAAAGTTTTTCGTAATAAATTTATTAGCAATAAAAACGAAATTTATTTAAATGGGAACTCGCTGGGATTACTTCCTTTTTCATCAAAAGAAAAACTTAATGAAGTAATAAATTTAGAATGGGGTGATAGAGCTGTCAGAAGTTGGGGTGAAAGATGGATGAATCTTCCATTTTTAATCGGGAATAAGATTGCTTCTATTATTGGCGCTAACGAAAATGAAGTATTAGTGGCGGATTCAACCTCAATAAATCTATACAAACTTGCTTATGCCACACTAAAATTGCAAAACAATCGTATGAAAATTGTAAGTGATGAATTTAACTTTCCCTCCGATTTGTATGTTCTACAAAGTGTAATAAAACAATTTGATGGCAGCCACAGTCTTCATCTTGTAAAGAGCAATGATCAAGTAACGATTGACCTCGAAGAAATAAAAAAAGCAATCGATGAAAATACCGCACTTGTAACTCTTTCACATGTTTGTTTTAGGACGAGTTATCTTTACGACATGAAAGAGATTACAAGATACGCGCATCAAAAAGGTGCGCTTGTTTTATGGGACTTAAGTCACTCCGCCGGAGTTGTTGATGTAAATCTCAGCGATACCGAAGTTGATTTAGCAATCGGCTGCACATATAAATACATAAACGGAGGACCCGGTTCCCCCGCTTACCTCTTTATTAAAAGGGAATTACAAGAAAAATTAGAATCGCCGATCTGGGGATGGCTTGGTGATAAAAATCCTTTTGAGTTTTCGCTCAATTTCAGACCGGCGGAAGGAATAAGAAAATTTCAAATCGGTACTCCGCCAATTTTATCATTATCCGCAATCGAACCGGGATTAGATTTGATCATTGATGCCGGTATTGAAAACATCAGAGAAAAAAGTGTTCTTCAAACTGATTATATGATTTATCTAATTGAAGAAAAATTAGTCCCGCTTGGATTTGAATTACTAACAGTAAAAGACTCTGCTAAACGCGGATCACACATTGCTATCTCGCATAAAGATGCATATTCAATATCGCTTGCATTAAGAAACAATAAAAGCGGCAAATCAATAATTCTGGATTATCGTCCGGGAATCTTACGCTTAAGTGTTAATCCGCTTTATAATACATTTGAAGAGATTTGGGAAGCTATTGATATAATTACGACTATTGTTAAAAATGAAGGTTATGAGTTGCAAAGTTCTATAAACGAAGTAACATAA
- a CDS encoding CotH kinase family protein, whose translation MKTLVALFTALLTLFCADLFSQVNFTSSNLPIIVINTNGQTIVDEPKLMADMGIIYNGEGERNNLVDEFNHYNGKIGIEIRGSSSQQFPKKSYAVETRIDEEEDLDVSLLGMPEEADWVLYAPYSDKSLIRNALIYKLSNEINRYTTRTKFVELVVNDEYMGIYVFMEKIKRDKNRVDIKKCESKDTSGTSLTGGYLFKIDKRDGANTEGWESSFVPFAGAWQRVFYQYDYPKETDIMPQQIDYIQDFIFNFESTMYLNKYSNPFDGYYDIIDINTFVDYVFLNEFPRNVDAYRLSTFLYKDRDDINPLLKMGPIWDFNLAFGNIDYYEAWEDDGFQIYYPIPDDFFQKPFWWEKMFDDPVFANKFAKRWSDVKSTIFSKERIFEIIDSLTVHIDEAKTRNFERWPVLGTYVWPNKFVGETYESEIQYLKNWIDARWNWFDNNISTEYSSIDWKDPNEVVINIDVHEEKIISTSDFYNSLINIDSLTIVANNENVNLNRMENNYLVSSSISGTYKLKLEGWYNNQRTELSSSYTINIGVTGVNDKLLPKEFSLEQNYPNPFNPSTTIKFSLPDVGTTHELSTQSTIIVYDILGREIKTLLNKSMQPGEYEIVFDASDLPSGIYLYRLTSGNLIETRKMILLK comes from the coding sequence ATGAAAACGCTCGTTGCTTTATTCACTGCTTTATTAACTCTTTTTTGTGCTGACTTGTTCTCTCAGGTAAATTTCACTTCATCGAACTTGCCTATCATTGTTATAAATACAAACGGTCAAACAATTGTTGATGAACCAAAGCTAATGGCTGATATGGGAATTATTTATAACGGCGAAGGAGAACGGAATAATCTAGTCGATGAATTCAATCACTATAACGGTAAAATCGGAATAGAAATAAGAGGTTCATCATCACAGCAATTTCCTAAAAAATCATATGCTGTTGAAACAAGAATTGATGAAGAAGAAGATTTAGATGTTTCTCTTTTAGGAATGCCCGAAGAAGCCGATTGGGTTTTGTACGCACCTTATTCCGATAAATCGCTTATTAGAAATGCTCTTATTTATAAACTCTCAAACGAAATTAACCGTTACACAACAAGAACTAAGTTCGTAGAGTTAGTAGTAAACGACGAATATATGGGCATCTATGTTTTCATGGAAAAGATTAAACGAGATAAAAATCGAGTCGATATTAAAAAGTGTGAATCAAAAGATACATCGGGAACATCTTTAACCGGGGGTTATCTTTTTAAAATTGATAAAAGAGACGGAGCTAATACCGAAGGATGGGAATCCTCCTTCGTTCCTTTTGCAGGCGCATGGCAAAGAGTTTTTTATCAATACGATTACCCGAAAGAAACAGATATAATGCCGCAGCAAATTGATTACATTCAAGACTTCATTTTTAATTTTGAATCAACAATGTACTTGAATAAATATTCAAATCCCTTTGACGGATATTATGATATAATAGATATAAATACATTCGTAGATTATGTTTTCTTGAATGAATTCCCCCGAAATGTTGATGCTTACCGGCTTAGTACATTTTTATATAAAGATAGAGATGATATTAATCCGTTATTAAAAATGGGACCGATCTGGGATTTTAATCTTGCCTTCGGAAATATCGATTATTATGAAGCTTGGGAAGATGACGGATTTCAAATTTATTATCCGATTCCTGATGATTTTTTCCAAAAACCTTTTTGGTGGGAAAAAATGTTTGACGATCCGGTCTTTGCTAATAAATTTGCGAAGCGTTGGAGTGATGTTAAATCAACAATATTCTCTAAGGAAAGAATCTTCGAAATAATTGATTCGTTAACCGTTCATATCGATGAGGCAAAAACAAGAAACTTTGAACGTTGGCCTGTGCTCGGAACTTATGTTTGGCCGAATAAATTTGTCGGAGAGACTTACGAATCCGAAATCCAATATCTAAAAAATTGGATTGACGCACGTTGGAATTGGTTTGATAATAATATTTCAACAGAATATTCTTCTATTGATTGGAAAGATCCTAATGAAGTTGTAATAAATATAGATGTCCACGAAGAAAAAATAATAAGCACTTCCGATTTTTATAATTCTTTAATTAATATAGATTCGTTGACTATCGTTGCCAATAATGAAAACGTGAATCTTAATCGGATGGAAAATAATTATTTGGTCTCATCAAGCATTTCCGGGACATACAAATTAAAACTCGAGGGCTGGTATAATAACCAAAGAACTGAGTTGTCGTCATCTTATACTATTAATATCGGAGTAACTGGTGTAAATGATAAATTATTACCGAAAGAATTTTCACTTGAACAGAATTATCCGAATCCGTTTAACCCAAGTACAACTATTAAATTCTCATTACCCGATGTAGGGACAACTCATGAGTTGTCCACACAATCCACTATAATTGTTTATGATATTCTCGGAAGAGAAATAAAAACATTACTCAACAAGTCAATGCAGCCCGGTGAATATGAAATAGTATTTGATGCATCCGATCTTCCAAGTGGAATTTATTTATATAGATTAACATCCGGCAATTTGATAGAAACTCGAAAAATGATTTTATTGAAATAG
- a CDS encoding SGNH/GDSL hydrolase family protein has protein sequence MKIFLFVTIMLSCIFQQSETAGDETINYLALGDSYTIGESVLESDRFPVQLTNELNKLTYNVGPPLIIAKTGWTTDELSAALDEKETIGKFDFVTLLIGVNNQYRGRDAEEFRKEFIQLLNRAAGYTHSIKNVIIVSIPDWGVTPFAVDKGRDSQKVGEEIDIYNSIKKQEAEDAGAHYVYITDISKEAKDDESLLAHDKLHPSGKMYSLWVERILPIAKQILDIK, from the coding sequence ATGAAGATATTCTTGTTTGTAACTATAATGTTGTCATGTATTTTTCAACAATCAGAAACCGCCGGAGACGAAACTATTAATTACCTCGCTCTTGGAGATTCATACACAATCGGTGAAAGTGTTTTAGAATCAGATAGATTTCCGGTTCAACTTACAAATGAATTAAACAAACTTACTTATAATGTTGGACCTCCATTGATAATTGCAAAAACCGGATGGACAACCGATGAACTTTCCGCCGCTCTCGATGAAAAAGAAACCATAGGGAAATTTGATTTTGTTACTCTTCTTATTGGTGTTAATAATCAATACCGTGGAAGAGATGCCGAGGAGTTTAGAAAAGAATTCATTCAATTACTAAATCGTGCAGCCGGTTATACACATTCAATCAAAAATGTTATTATTGTTTCAATTCCCGATTGGGGTGTTACTCCTTTTGCCGTTGATAAAGGAAGAGATTCGCAGAAAGTCGGAGAAGAAATTGATATTTACAACTCCATTAAAAAACAAGAAGCGGAAGACGCCGGTGCGCATTACGTTTACATAACTGATATTTCAAAAGAAGCAAAGGATGACGAATCACTTTTAGCCCACGATAAACTTCATCCCTCCGGCAAAATGTATTCACTTTGGGTAGAAAGAATTCTTCCCATCGCAAAACAAATATTGGATATAAAATAA
- a CDS encoding T9SS type A sorting domain-containing protein, producing the protein MLIRIFIILFIITGIFAQPESIEEVKKYYPLHIGDYWEYETISNEPGLADSSWKFYKLVIGDTLVNTKKYFIIEQAELNSADKQFSYYRVDSVNANVYRLLGSREELVDSLFAQLNDTLLYCYYVKSFEEKEIFNERRSSRFVDQFCTSNTAYDGYELTKGLGLTYSYYNEVFLYSFYEYTYLHYAKIKGVEYGIKTNIEEKNTLTNKFELSQNYPNPFNPTTKIKFSIPSDVKREMSDVKLIVYDILGREIKTLFNKSMQPGEYEVEFDATGLPSGVYFYRLNSGSFSQTRKMVLLR; encoded by the coding sequence ATGCTAATAAGAATCTTCATTATTTTGTTTATCATAACTGGAATCTTCGCTCAACCAGAATCAATTGAAGAGGTAAAAAAATATTATCCACTTCACATTGGAGATTATTGGGAATATGAAACCATAAGCAACGAGCCTGGATTAGCGGACTCTTCGTGGAAATTTTATAAGCTTGTTATAGGCGATACACTTGTAAACACAAAAAAATATTTTATTATAGAACAGGCCGAATTAAACAGCGCAGACAAACAATTTAGTTATTACCGAGTTGATTCAGTTAATGCCAATGTCTATCGTTTACTTGGTTCAAGAGAAGAATTAGTAGATTCACTTTTTGCACAACTCAACGACACACTTTTATATTGTTACTATGTAAAATCATTTGAAGAAAAAGAAATCTTTAATGAACGACGATCAAGTCGTTTTGTTGATCAATTCTGTACAAGCAATACCGCTTATGATGGATATGAACTTACTAAAGGATTGGGATTAACATATTCTTATTATAATGAAGTGTTTTTATATTCCTTTTATGAATACACGTATTTACACTATGCAAAAATAAAAGGCGTAGAATATGGTATTAAAACAAATATAGAAGAGAAGAATACTTTAACGAATAAATTTGAACTTTCCCAAAACTACCCAAACCCATTCAACCCAACTACAAAAATTAAATTCTCAATTCCGTCAGATGTGAAACGTGAGATGTCAGACGTGAAATTAATTGTTTATGACATTCTCGGTAGAGAAATAAAAACATTATTTAACAAGTCGATGCAGCCCGGTGAATATGAAGTTGAATTCGATGCAACTGGTTTACCAAGCGGGGTTTATTTTTATAGATTGAATTCCGGTAGTTTTAGTCAGACAAGAAAAATGGTTTTGCTTAGATAA